A stretch of the Capra hircus breed San Clemente chromosome 10, ASM170441v1, whole genome shotgun sequence genome encodes the following:
- the LOC102187866 gene encoding olfactory receptor 4F3/4F16/4F29: MDGGNHSVVSEFVFLGLTHSWEFQLLLLVFSSVLYVASMTGNILIVFSVTTDPHLHSPMYFLLASLSFIDLGACSVTSPKMIYDLFRKRKVISFGGCIAQIFIHVIGGVEMVLLIAMAFDRYVAICKPLHYLSIMSPRMCILFLAAAWALGVSHSLFQLAFIVNLPFCGPNVLDSFYCDLPRLLRLACTDTYRLQFMVTVNSGFICVSSFFILLISYIFILLTVWKRSSGGSSKALSTLSAHITVVILFFGPTMFVYTWPHPNSQMDKFLAIFDAVVTPFLNPVIYTFRNKEMKAAMKRVCKQLVIYRTIS, translated from the coding sequence ATGGATGGAGGGAATCACTCGGTGGTGTCTGAGTTTGTGTTTCTAGGACTCACTCATTCATGGGAGTTCCAGCTGCTCCTCCTGGTGTTCTCCTCTGTGCTCTATGTGGCAAGCATGACTGGAAACATCCTCATCGTGTTTTCTGTGACCACTGATCCTCACTTACATTCCCCCATGTACTTCCTACTGGCCAGCCTCTCCTTCATTGACTTGGGAGCCTGCTCTGTCACTTCTCCCAAGATGATCTATGACCTTTTCAGAAAGCGTAAAGTCATTTCCTTTGGAGGCTGCATTGCTCAGATCTTCATCCATGTCATCGGTGGGGTGGAGATGGTGCTGCTCATAGCCATGGCCTTTGACAGATATGTTGCCATATGTAAGCCTCTCCACTATCTGAGCATCATGAGCCCAAGGATGTGCATTTTGTTTCTGGCTGCTGCCTGGGCCCTTGGTGTCAGCCACTCCCTGTTCCAGCTAGCATTTATTGTGAATTTGCCCTTCTGCGGTCCTAATGTACTGGACAGCTTTTACTGTGATCTTCCTCGGCTCCTCAGACTGGCCTGTACAGATACTTACAGACTTCAGTTCATGGTCACTGTGAATAGTGGGTTTATCTGTGTTAGTTCCTTCTTTATACTCCTCATCTCCTATATCTTCATCCTGTTAACTGTTTGGAAACGCTCCTCGGGCGGTTCATCCAAGGCCCTCTCCACTTTGTCAGCTCACATCACTGTGGTTATTTTGTTCTTTGGTCCAACCATGTTTGTCTATACATGGCCGCACCCCAATTCCCAAATGGACAAGTTTCTTGCTATTTTTGACGCGGTCGTCACTCCTTTCTTGAATCCAGTTATTTATACATTCAGGAATAAAGAGATGAAAGCAGCAATGAAGAGAGTATGCAAACAGCTAGTGATTTATAGGACAATTTCATAA